The following proteins come from a genomic window of Achromobacter deleyi:
- a CDS encoding hemagglutinin repeat-containing protein — MMSKLRSLIVWSVVFTQAWSPVLAQTLPISVDRSVPGAKPSVGVSNGVPVINIAPPSAGGVSNNRYTQFNVGPSGAVLNNSGGASQTQLAGQVTGNPMLGNQRAGTILNQVTAPNPSQLLGTLEVAGNRANVIVANPAGITCNGCGFLNADRATLTTGRPRVGPDGGIGFDVAAGRLGIEGQGLNGMNLSQVDLIARTLEINAQVWANRLNVTAGASRVDYGTGAVSAQAGDGPAPGVTLDTAALGGMYANSIRLIGTEAGVGVNIGGNLMALTGDLRVNAAGDVRIAPRATVQAAGDLRVESGGDLAVQGAAQATGAVALIAARNVAVPGAVGAGAALDMDAGGDATVGAQGSLRTQGALRVTTGRDLSLSGSLLTSGQDARVQSGRNLTVARQAAVPPPAQGVTTDSGAGAGAAAQADAQLGKPSDAPADSRGGVSLVAGVVSAKDYVTLQAGRDLVLPQQVYASGTLLTQADGNLTLEAGTQLQSTGNVTLRAGRDASLGGAVLTDAALSLTSGNDLAQGSAGKLQGKQVWATAGRDLALGGALVSAADVQARATRDTRVDGSLSAGGSLDLDAGRHLSVGAGGRVEASGKARMDAASDLSLAGLAQTNADLTSSSGRDLRVDGVAFAYGGAVSMTAGQTLTQGAASRVQGGDIIARAGSDVDARGEMVARGDIALLSARDLRLYGGAAASGNLDLRAKRSLLADASGTWEANGGATITAGQDAAWAGALRTNRGIALDATHRLSVDGLVMTVEGGLLTVAGDELSIGVTGRMVSRDRMRVTAGANLVIDGELRSLDELSVQAMRDARVGGKLHAATSLGMVAGGDLALLRGASARSEGEMALRAGQNARLEAGSRLQGQGVDARAGGDLRQDGKLVSFADINLAASHDLSADGGIVADGKLDLSARGDARIGEAGRLESASLANLRADGEVAVAGELRGNGGTAVDAGGALDVQGLIASARGALAMNAGQDLTLGANGRALAGGPLKALAGGWLASAGVLSSLADLALQASGNLTLQGQSFAAGDMRLDAGGRLVNASSAQTQADGALSAKAGSAALAGSVIAGGVTHLRTDGELLLDGSLLVPESALTTASGGDLRLTASSAMTAGGWLTARAGGALLADGVIQGESDIRLSAMSDAVLNGTTAANGLLNVTAGKDLGDLRVGQGAHLRAAARLSMGASRDMAIAGTLASVGHMTLAAARDARVDGLAASDAGLTLTGRDLAVGDKGLIQAGDSVAGVADRSMVIAGRAVAGRTQSLSAGERLSVEGTVAALQGDLSLAAARGDAILGAASRQEAGGSLMLSAGGVLQMSGTSSAVQDQSLQAGLDALLDGVLATRHGTLSATALRDLRIAPGGRLQSGAGLALAAGDALTHAGFAVAGARADLSANTALSNTGSVLAAGDLRVRASGLLHNAGRLVAGVDADGGLSLPGSLEATADTIQHPGVSLAGKDMTLSANGLQMDGGALSAVEKMTLASTGDIDTTGAALHAGALGLSAVHLRNQNGTLTAEGEARVKLSESLDNTHGTLAAAGQASVDAASIDNRDGTLAGGDLAIATAGAIDNRNGLIHADGTLALSAADLDNTAGRIASQGDASIETDVLKNGQGELVAGQNLSVRVKTWQDLGALRSGGDLSLDYAGSLNQEGDITAGRDLKLTLGGALDNRARLGAGRDLGIRAESFVNHETGEWVAGHANTIDVSNGLINAGLIDGKTTRIAAGSVDNLGRIYGDQVSITAGTLVNTVGTKGPAVIASRADMDLGAGSLVNEQGALIYSAADLRMGGALDAAGTATGQATLVRNSAATIEAAGQARIAAARIENLNPGYVSRTEQVSSEPKFYFRQVNQDRQEFGPLMDGSEFFWVCHEYRGICSQNPAQGVGKQNWLLLLPPSEKYPAARYGPPFDYGVPNWYGDWGQDPTATTWPIAPTYVPPRPVCAGMAGYDCPIWKETFRYAPDARIWSVFGVTPPAGPMPQWNETEPGGCRRGKSADCEAYAARRSAYEQAYADYKARHLELDAGIKAFNRDVQRRWQHAFTYYRVNETVVETRTVSSDPGQILSGAAMTLTGSVTNDKSRIAAGGALSVVGPAIDNIGASGTRTVTREGVMTLSFEKQRHARKSTRWESSSPYTSTLAAEAIEVPVATATGGAAVTLSGAAPDATAIGAPEPVRGLDVDLPDGTAIRSVSHPAGIPDNQLFVVNRQPQAPFLVTTDPRFTAGRSHVSSDYLLDLLRQPGALPGTSAGEVAGDGGHPAGGPASESAPARPNVATGADGQVAPGAPGIPVAAGDTVRGTRLGGWDDLIPPGAKFLTPSGQPRRLGDGFHEQTGVSDQILATSGQRFLENYSNQDAQYKALLAAGAQFAQAHGIKLGARLTEAQQRLLTTDLVWLIEQPATLADGSVQSVLVPQVYLLVRGDDLKGDGTLIAGRDVDIAVEDAFVNSGTVAAREATVVRAGNIVNQAGGSLQARSIDLAAREDLTNLVSLIKGDKVGLSAGRDIALTSASASERASNTWGTYLTGIARIDAGGLDARAGRDLSLTTAQITARNDAGLRAGRDVNMATLAERKGERIERDPRNRYELNTSREIGAMVAAGGNLTMMAGQDINARAADVTAAKHLAIGAGRDINATAGVQTQYSYIESYSKQRGFLSSRSNHMVNAITTERAQAATFTGDTAMLTAGRDVAVTGSNLGAQHDLAVSGARDVKIAAGANSADIRQYEHDKKSGFGAMGGLSYGTRHQTDTLNGNQVWHTASTVGSVQGDTHIDVGRSLNVVGSNVLARQGDVAMRGRDVSIAAALDTTRDKEFHEVKQSGFSINARTPVVDAMQTAGRMNQAAGKTDNKVMQGLALATTGIAALNAYDSVMADPKSAGGVSLSIDLGASKSQSATDRASASAAGSTVAAGKDLTLVARDAGPDSDITVTGSRLSAGGNAVLEADGSILLRAAQNTYEQSTKNKSSSASVGIGVSADSENGAGVMVNIGASGARGHAYGKDTSWAYADVSAGDVLALRSGTDTALIGATARADRIIASAGKDLRLETLQDVSTYDSKQQSIGVKANICVYGYCKSSVSGNVAQGRMNSDFRSASEQAGLRAGDGGFQLDAALNTTLIGGVISSSERATLEGRNVLGTGTLDVRDVKNTARYKADQIALSGGYSWGGDGGGAPKKGDAGKADIAANANGQAAGGAEKARDTGDKSGASAGLPVVVGASGNASSTTRSAISGGSVVIRDEAAQQGLTGMTAVQTIAALNRDTADTLNALQPIFDKEKIEAGLEIASEAQRQAGQFLETRAREAKALEDALKNEPEGPRRDQLKQAFEDAKTWGPGGESRRWLSAILGAVSGNVTGAASDAIQTTAVNYLQGLAASDVKEIVSALGEGPTAETARAAMHAIVGCAGAAGKGGDCGAGALGAGSGVVLNALLAGDASKMTPEEKDVRRNLIGSLVAGIAEASGVSGAEAVFAAINETENNYLKPDEMKSYLAARQTLKGCAGDVCEQAHKEVDRLNGISVNRNNGAERACLENPEGCAAVAQVLRADITALEVQANSLNRTEAAVAANNLLQARTQYYTNLESRALAAEQAREREGQGSWLGALSKEALSASGYLTPQEVQDLEAMRSQGLKAGVLAVLPAVADVAMKGIGSVGGRRVRSVVDELKPAALNAEQGAASFGEIRTILESAQVPYKGSTVIGHALSKHAGRNPEIWGKTTGSMGTWNDQAMKHLREITRAPGEFKPVTTDRGLSFMEKRLPDGRGIRLNMDGTFKGFVD, encoded by the coding sequence ATGATGTCCAAGCTCCGCTCCCTGATCGTGTGGTCCGTGGTCTTCACGCAGGCCTGGTCGCCGGTGCTGGCGCAGACCCTGCCGATCTCGGTGGACAGGAGCGTGCCGGGCGCCAAGCCTTCCGTGGGGGTGAGCAACGGCGTGCCCGTCATCAACATCGCGCCGCCTTCGGCTGGCGGGGTCTCGAACAACCGCTACACGCAATTCAACGTCGGCCCGTCCGGCGCGGTGCTCAACAACAGCGGCGGCGCCAGCCAGACGCAATTGGCCGGCCAGGTGACCGGCAATCCAATGCTGGGCAATCAGCGCGCGGGCACGATCCTCAACCAGGTCACCGCGCCGAATCCGTCGCAACTGCTCGGTACGCTGGAAGTGGCCGGCAATCGGGCCAACGTCATCGTCGCCAACCCGGCGGGCATCACCTGCAATGGCTGCGGCTTCCTGAATGCCGACCGGGCCACGCTGACCACTGGCAGACCTCGCGTCGGGCCGGACGGCGGCATCGGCTTTGACGTGGCGGCAGGCCGGCTTGGCATCGAGGGGCAAGGCCTGAACGGCATGAACCTGAGCCAGGTGGACCTGATCGCGCGCACGCTGGAGATCAACGCGCAGGTCTGGGCGAACCGGTTGAACGTGACGGCCGGAGCGTCGCGGGTCGACTACGGCACGGGCGCCGTATCGGCGCAGGCAGGTGATGGCCCCGCACCCGGCGTAACGCTGGACACGGCCGCGCTGGGCGGCATGTACGCCAACAGCATCCGCCTGATTGGCACCGAAGCCGGTGTGGGGGTGAACATTGGCGGCAATCTGATGGCCTTGACGGGCGACCTGCGGGTCAATGCCGCCGGCGATGTTCGCATCGCGCCACGCGCCACCGTGCAGGCAGCGGGCGATCTGCGCGTGGAGAGTGGCGGCGACCTGGCTGTGCAGGGCGCGGCGCAGGCGACAGGCGCGGTTGCGCTCATCGCCGCACGTAATGTCGCGGTGCCGGGCGCGGTCGGCGCGGGCGCGGCGCTGGATATGGACGCGGGCGGCGACGCAACAGTGGGCGCACAAGGCAGCCTGCGTACACAGGGCGCCTTGCGTGTGACCACCGGCAGGGACCTTTCGCTATCGGGAAGCCTGCTGACGTCGGGCCAGGATGCGCGCGTGCAATCTGGCCGCAACCTGACGGTGGCCCGTCAGGCGGCCGTGCCGCCACCCGCCCAGGGCGTAACCACCGATAGCGGTGCCGGTGCCGGTGCCGCAGCGCAGGCGGATGCGCAGTTGGGCAAGCCGTCCGACGCGCCGGCCGACTCGCGCGGCGGCGTATCCCTGGTGGCCGGCGTGGTGTCCGCAAAGGACTACGTCACGCTGCAAGCGGGACGCGACCTGGTGCTGCCGCAACAGGTGTACGCGTCGGGCACGCTGCTGACCCAGGCCGACGGTAACTTGACCCTGGAGGCCGGCACGCAATTGCAGTCGACCGGCAACGTCACGCTACGAGCCGGCCGGGATGCATCCTTGGGCGGGGCCGTCCTGACCGACGCGGCGTTGAGCCTGACAAGCGGCAACGATCTGGCGCAGGGTTCGGCGGGCAAGCTGCAAGGCAAGCAGGTGTGGGCCACTGCGGGCCGCGACCTCGCATTGGGCGGCGCATTGGTGTCCGCGGCCGATGTCCAGGCGCGGGCGACACGCGATACGCGCGTGGACGGTTCGCTCAGTGCCGGTGGATCGTTGGATCTGGACGCCGGGCGTCATCTATCGGTTGGCGCCGGCGGGCGGGTGGAGGCATCGGGCAAGGCGCGCATGGATGCGGCGAGCGATCTGTCGCTGGCCGGTCTCGCACAAACCAATGCCGACCTGACCTCGTCATCCGGCCGCGACCTGCGGGTCGATGGTGTTGCGTTCGCCTATGGCGGCGCCGTATCCATGACCGCGGGCCAGACCTTGACGCAAGGCGCCGCGAGCCGCGTGCAAGGGGGTGACATCATCGCGCGGGCGGGCAGCGATGTGGATGCACGCGGCGAAATGGTCGCGCGAGGCGATATCGCGCTCCTGTCTGCCCGCGATCTGCGGCTGTATGGCGGGGCCGCCGCCTCGGGCAATCTCGACCTGCGGGCCAAGCGGAGCCTGCTCGCCGACGCCAGTGGGACTTGGGAGGCGAACGGCGGCGCAACGATCACGGCCGGGCAGGACGCGGCATGGGCGGGCGCTTTGCGCACCAATCGCGGCATCGCGCTGGATGCCACGCACCGCCTGTCCGTCGACGGCCTCGTCATGACAGTCGAAGGCGGGTTGCTGACCGTGGCGGGAGACGAGCTGTCCATCGGCGTGACGGGCCGCATGGTTTCAAGGGATCGCATGCGGGTCACGGCGGGTGCGAACCTGGTGATCGATGGCGAGTTGAGGTCGTTGGATGAATTGTCCGTGCAGGCGATGCGCGATGCGCGGGTTGGCGGCAAGCTGCACGCCGCGACCTCGTTGGGCATGGTGGCCGGCGGCGATCTTGCCCTGCTGCGCGGCGCTAGCGCGCGCAGCGAAGGTGAAATGGCGCTGCGCGCCGGCCAGAACGCGCGATTGGAGGCGGGCAGCCGCCTGCAAGGCCAGGGCGTGGACGCGCGCGCCGGTGGCGACCTGCGCCAGGATGGCAAGCTGGTGTCCTTTGCGGACATCAATCTCGCCGCTTCCCATGACCTGAGCGCCGACGGCGGGATCGTTGCCGATGGCAAGCTGGATCTGTCCGCCCGGGGCGACGCGCGGATTGGCGAGGCGGGCCGTCTGGAATCGGCGAGTCTGGCAAATTTGCGCGCGGACGGCGAAGTCGCCGTCGCGGGCGAACTGCGGGGCAATGGCGGCACGGCAGTGGATGCGGGCGGGGCGCTGGATGTGCAGGGCTTGATCGCATCGGCGCGAGGCGCGTTGGCCATGAATGCCGGCCAGGACCTGACATTGGGCGCGAACGGTCGCGCCCTGGCGGGCGGCCCATTGAAGGCGCTCGCCGGCGGATGGTTGGCCAGCGCGGGAGTGTTGTCATCGCTCGCCGATCTGGCATTGCAGGCCAGCGGGAACCTGACCCTGCAAGGCCAGAGTTTCGCCGCCGGCGACATGCGCCTGGATGCGGGTGGCAGGCTTGTCAATGCCTCCAGCGCGCAGACGCAGGCCGACGGCGCATTGAGCGCGAAGGCCGGCTCGGCGGCGCTGGCCGGCAGCGTCATCGCCGGGGGCGTGACCCATCTGCGCACGGACGGCGAACTGCTCCTCGACGGCAGCCTGCTGGTACCCGAGAGCGCGTTGACGACGGCCAGCGGCGGCGATTTGAGGCTGACCGCATCCAGTGCGATGACGGCGGGCGGATGGCTGACCGCGCGAGCGGGCGGCGCGCTGCTCGCCGACGGCGTGATCCAGGGTGAAAGCGACATTCGACTGTCGGCCATGTCGGATGCGGTGCTGAACGGTACCACGGCCGCCAACGGTCTGTTGAACGTCACGGCGGGCAAGGACCTGGGCGATCTGCGGGTCGGGCAAGGCGCGCATCTGCGGGCGGCCGCCAGGTTGAGCATGGGCGCGAGCCGCGACATGGCCATCGCGGGGACGCTGGCCTCGGTCGGGCATATGACGCTGGCCGCGGCGCGCGACGCGCGCGTGGACGGCTTGGCGGCCAGCGATGCGGGCTTGACGTTGACCGGGCGCGACCTCGCGGTGGGCGACAAGGGCTTGATCCAGGCGGGCGACAGCGTGGCTGGCGTGGCCGACCGTTCGATGGTGATCGCGGGCCGCGCGGTGGCTGGGCGTACGCAATCGCTGAGCGCGGGCGAGCGCCTGTCGGTAGAGGGAACGGTAGCGGCCTTGCAGGGCGATCTGTCTCTGGCCGCTGCGCGCGGCGATGCCATCCTGGGCGCGGCATCGCGCCAAGAGGCGGGTGGCTCGCTCATGCTGTCCGCGGGCGGCGTATTGCAGATGTCAGGCACCAGCAGCGCCGTTCAGGATCAGTCATTGCAGGCCGGTCTCGATGCCTTGCTCGATGGGGTGCTCGCCACTCGACACGGCACCCTCTCGGCCACCGCCCTTCGCGACCTGCGGATTGCGCCGGGTGGCCGCCTGCAATCGGGCGCCGGCCTGGCGTTGGCGGCCGGCGACGCATTGACCCATGCGGGTTTCGCCGTCGCGGGGGCGCGGGCAGACCTGAGCGCCAACACCGCATTGAGCAATACCGGTTCGGTGCTCGCCGCCGGCGATCTGCGCGTTCGCGCGTCGGGCCTGCTGCACAACGCCGGCCGCCTTGTGGCCGGTGTCGACGCCGATGGCGGATTGAGCCTGCCAGGCAGCCTGGAGGCGACCGCCGACACGATCCAGCATCCCGGTGTCAGCCTGGCAGGCAAGGATATGACCTTGTCCGCCAACGGATTGCAGATGGACGGAGGCGCGCTGTCGGCGGTGGAAAAGATGACGCTGGCATCCACGGGCGACATCGACACGACGGGCGCCGCCCTGCACGCCGGGGCGCTAGGGCTGTCGGCGGTTCACCTGCGCAACCAAAACGGCACGCTTACCGCCGAGGGCGAGGCCCGCGTCAAGCTGAGTGAAAGCCTGGACAACACCCACGGCACGCTCGCCGCCGCCGGTCAGGCCAGCGTGGATGCCGCAAGCATCGATAACCGCGACGGCACGCTCGCCGGCGGGGATCTGGCCATCGCCACGGCGGGCGCGATCGACAACCGCAACGGCCTGATCCACGCGGACGGAACGCTTGCGCTGTCGGCCGCGGACCTTGACAACACCGCGGGCAGGATTGCCTCGCAAGGCGATGCCAGCATAGAGACCGACGTCCTGAAAAATGGGCAAGGCGAACTGGTGGCTGGCCAGAACCTGAGCGTGCGCGTCAAGACCTGGCAAGACCTGGGGGCGCTGCGTTCGGGCGGTGATCTGTCGCTTGACTACGCGGGTTCGCTGAACCAGGAAGGTGATATCACCGCGGGCCGCGACTTGAAACTGACGCTGGGCGGCGCGCTTGATAACCGGGCGCGCCTCGGCGCTGGCCGCGACCTCGGTATCCGCGCCGAGTCGTTCGTGAATCATGAGACGGGGGAATGGGTAGCGGGCCATGCCAACACGATCGATGTCAGCAACGGCCTGATCAATGCGGGCCTTATCGATGGCAAGACAACCCGCATCGCGGCCGGTTCTGTGGATAACCTGGGCCGCATCTACGGCGACCAGGTATCGATCACCGCCGGCACACTGGTCAATACGGTCGGAACCAAGGGGCCGGCGGTGATCGCCTCGCGAGCGGACATGGATCTGGGCGCCGGTTCGCTCGTCAACGAGCAAGGTGCCCTGATCTACTCGGCGGCGGATCTGCGAATGGGCGGGGCGCTGGACGCGGCGGGAACCGCCACGGGCCAGGCCACGCTGGTGCGCAACAGCGCGGCGACGATCGAGGCGGCAGGCCAAGCCAGGATCGCCGCGGCGCGGATCGAAAACTTGAACCCGGGCTATGTGAGCCGGACTGAACAGGTTTCGTCCGAGCCGAAGTTCTATTTTCGGCAGGTCAATCAGGACCGTCAGGAGTTCGGGCCGTTGATGGACGGCAGCGAGTTTTTCTGGGTCTGCCATGAGTACCGGGGAATCTGCTCGCAGAATCCTGCGCAGGGCGTGGGCAAGCAGAACTGGCTGCTGCTATTGCCACCCAGCGAGAAATACCCGGCCGCGCGCTATGGGCCGCCCTTCGACTACGGCGTGCCGAACTGGTACGGCGACTGGGGCCAGGATCCGACAGCGACGACCTGGCCGATCGCGCCGACATACGTCCCGCCGCGTCCGGTCTGCGCGGGCATGGCCGGGTATGACTGCCCGATCTGGAAAGAGACCTTCCGCTATGCCCCGGATGCGCGGATCTGGTCGGTATTCGGGGTCACCCCGCCCGCCGGTCCGATGCCGCAATGGAACGAAACGGAACCGGGGGGATGCCGTCGCGGAAAATCCGCGGATTGCGAGGCCTATGCCGCGCGCCGCAGCGCCTATGAGCAAGCTTATGCCGACTACAAGGCGCGGCACCTCGAACTCGACGCGGGCATCAAGGCCTTCAACCGTGACGTGCAGCGCCGCTGGCAGCACGCGTTCACGTACTACCGCGTCAACGAAACGGTCGTCGAGACCCGGACGGTGTCGTCGGATCCCGGCCAGATCCTGTCCGGCGCCGCGATGACGCTGACCGGGTCGGTCACCAACGACAAGAGCCGGATTGCCGCCGGTGGCGCGCTGTCCGTGGTCGGACCCGCCATCGACAACATCGGGGCCAGCGGCACGCGGACCGTGACGCGCGAAGGCGTCATGACCCTGAGCTTCGAGAAGCAGCGTCACGCGCGCAAATCCACGCGCTGGGAAAGCAGCAGCCCCTACACCAGCACGTTGGCCGCCGAAGCCATTGAGGTGCCGGTCGCCACCGCGACGGGCGGCGCCGCGGTGACGCTGTCGGGCGCCGCGCCTGACGCGACCGCCATCGGCGCGCCGGAGCCGGTGCGGGGCCTCGACGTCGATCTGCCCGACGGCACGGCTATCCGCAGCGTCTCCCATCCTGCCGGCATTCCCGACAACCAGCTCTTTGTCGTCAACAGGCAGCCGCAGGCGCCCTTCCTCGTGACAACCGATCCGCGCTTCACGGCGGGGCGCTCCCACGTATCCAGCGACTACCTGCTCGATCTGCTGCGACAGCCCGGCGCGCTGCCTGGGACATCGGCCGGCGAGGTTGCGGGCGATGGCGGCCACCCGGCCGGCGGTCCCGCCTCGGAATCAGCCCCCGCTCGCCCCAACGTCGCTACCGGCGCCGATGGCCAGGTCGCGCCGGGCGCACCTGGCATCCCGGTCGCCGCGGGAGACACCGTGAGGGGGACACGCCTGGGCGGCTGGGACGACTTGATCCCGCCGGGAGCCAAGTTTCTCACGCCATCGGGCCAGCCTCGGCGCCTGGGCGACGGATTCCATGAGCAAACGGGGGTATCCGACCAGATCCTTGCCACCAGTGGCCAGCGTTTCCTGGAGAACTACAGCAATCAGGACGCGCAATACAAGGCGCTTCTCGCGGCCGGCGCCCAGTTCGCGCAGGCGCATGGCATCAAGCTGGGCGCGAGACTGACCGAGGCCCAGCAGCGGTTGCTGACCACCGATCTGGTGTGGCTGATCGAGCAGCCGGCGACCCTGGCCGATGGCAGCGTGCAATCGGTGCTGGTGCCGCAGGTCTATCTTCTGGTCAGGGGGGATGACCTGAAGGGTGATGGCACGTTGATCGCCGGGCGTGACGTCGACATTGCCGTCGAGGACGCATTCGTAAACAGTGGCACCGTCGCGGCGCGCGAAGCCACGGTGGTCCGCGCCGGCAACATCGTCAACCAGGCCGGCGGCAGCCTCCAGGCGCGCAGCATCGACCTGGCCGCGCGCGAAGACCTGACCAACCTGGTGTCGCTGATCAAGGGCGACAAGGTCGGCCTGAGCGCCGGACGCGACATCGCGCTGACCTCGGCCTCGGCCTCCGAACGCGCCAGCAATACCTGGGGCACCTACCTGACGGGCATTGCGCGGATCGACGCGGGCGGCCTGGATGCGCGGGCGGGGCGCGACCTGAGCCTGACCACGGCGCAAATCACGGCCAGGAACGACGCGGGCCTGCGAGCCGGCCGCGACGTGAACATGGCCACCTTGGCCGAGCGCAAGGGCGAACGCATCGAGCGCGATCCGCGCAACCGCTATGAACTGAACACCAGCCGTGAGATTGGCGCGATGGTCGCCGCCGGCGGCAACCTGACCATGATGGCGGGCCAGGACATCAACGCGCGCGCGGCCGACGTCACCGCGGCCAAGCATCTGGCGATAGGCGCCGGGCGCGACATCAACGCGACGGCAGGCGTGCAAACGCAGTACTCCTACATCGAGTCCTACAGCAAGCAGCGCGGCTTCCTGTCCAGCCGGTCCAATCACATGGTCAACGCCATCACGACGGAACGGGCACAGGCCGCCACCTTCACCGGCGACACCGCAATGCTGACGGCTGGCCGGGACGTGGCGGTCACGGGCTCGAACCTGGGCGCGCAGCATGATCTGGCGGTCTCGGGCGCACGCGACGTGAAGATTGCCGCCGGCGCGAACAGCGCCGACATCCGCCAGTACGAACATGACAAGAAGTCGGGCTTTGGCGCGATGGGCGGTTTGAGCTACGGCACGCGCCACCAGACCGACACACTCAATGGCAATCAGGTGTGGCATACCGCCAGCACGGTCGGCAGCGTACAGGGCGATACGCATATCGACGTCGGCCGGTCGCTGAACGTGGTCGGCAGTAACGTGCTGGCCCGCCAGGGCGACGTCGCAATGCGCGGGCGCGACGTCAGTATCGCCGCGGCGCTCGACACCACGCGCGACAAGGAATTCCACGAGGTCAAGCAGTCCGGCTTCAGCATCAACGCCAGGACACCCGTGGTCGATGCGATGCAGACCGCGGGCAGGATGAACCAGGCCGCTGGCAAGACCGACAACAAGGTCATGCAGGGCCTGGCGCTGGCGACCACGGGCATTGCCGCGCTCAATGCCTATGACTCGGTGATGGCGGATCCCAAAAGCGCCGGCGGCGTCAGCCTGAGTATCGACCTGGGCGCCAGCAAGAGCCAGAGCGCCACGGACCGCGCGTCCGCATCGGCGGCGGGATCGACGGTGGCCGCCGGCAAGGATCTCACGCTCGTGGCCAGGGACGCTGGGCCCGATTCGGACATTACGGTCACGGGATCACGTCTGTCGGCGGGCGGCAATGCCGTGCTTGAGGCCGACGGAAGCATCCTTCTGCGGGCCGCGCAAAACACCTACGAGCAGAGCACGAAGAACAAGAGTTCCAGCGCAAGCGTGGGCATCGGCGTATCGGCCGACAGCGAAAATGGCGCCGGCGTCATGGTCAACATCGGCGCCAGCGGCGCTCGCGGCCATGCCTATGGCAAGGATACGAGTTGGGCCTATGCCGACGTGAGCGCAGGCGATGTGCTCGCGCTGCGATCCGGCACTGACACCGCCTTGATCGGCGCCACTGCACGAGCCGACCGGATCATTGCGTCGGCAGGCAAGGACCTGCGCCTGGAGACCCTGCAGGACGTCAGCACCTACGATTCCAAGCAGCAGAGCATCGGCGTCAAAGCCAACATCTGCGTGTATGGCTACTGCAAGAGTTCGGTATCGGGCAACGTCGCGCAAGGCCGGATGAACAGCGATTTCAGATCCGCCAGCGAACAGGCCGGCCTGAGGGCCGGTGATGGCGGGTTCCAGTTGGATGCCGCGCTAAACACGACGTTGATCGGCGGGGTGATCTCCAGCAGCGAGCGCGCGACGCTCGAGGGACGAAACGTGCTCGGCACGGGCACGCTGGATGTTCGGGATGTGAAGAATACGGCCCGGTACAAGGCCGATCAGATTGCCCTGAGCGGGGGATATAGCTGGGGAGGTGACGGCGGGGGCGCACCCAAGAAAGGCGACGCAGGCAAAGCGGACATAGCCGCGAACGCCAACGGCCAGGCGGCGGGCGGCGCTGAAAAGGCGAGGGACACGGGCGACAAGAGCGGGGCGTCGGCAGGCCTGCCTGTCGTCGTAGGCGCTTCCGGCAATGCCAGCTCGACCACGCGCAGCGCGATCAGCGGCGGCAGCGTCGTGATCCGCGACGAGGCCGCGCAGCAGGGCCTGACGGGGATGACGGCGGTCCAGACGATCGCGGCGTTGAACCGGGACACCGCGGATACGTTGAATGCGCTCCAGCCGATCTTCGACAAGGAGAAGATCGAGGCAGGGCTCGAGATTGCGTCGGAGGCTCAGCGGCAGGCCGGGCAGTTCCTGGAGACTCGGGCCAGGGAAGCGAAGGCGCTGGAAGATGCGCTGAAGAATGAGCCCGAGGGACCGCGTCGAGATCAATTAAAGCAAGCTTTTGAGGATGCGAAGACGTGGGGGCCGGGTGGCGAAAGCCGCCGCTGGCTGAGCGCGATCTTGGGGGCCGTAAGCGGCAATGTGACCGGCGCGGCCAGCGACGCGATCCAGACGACGGCAGTCAATTATCTGCAAGGATTGGCGGCATCCGACGTGAAGGAAATCGTCTCGGCGTTGGGCGAAGGCCCCACGGCGGAGACGGCTCGCGCCGCCATGCACGCGATTGTGGGCTGCGCGGGCGCGGCGGGCAAAGGCGGCGATTGCGGCGCGGGCGCGCTGGGCGCGGGCTCAGGGGTGGTGCTGAATGCGCTGCTGGCGGGCGATGCCTCGAAGATGACCCCGGAAGAGAAGGACGTTCGTCGCAACCTGATCGGCTCGCTGGTGGCGGGGATTGCGGAAGCGTCAGGCGTCTCGGGCGCGGAGGCAGTCTTCGCGGCGATCAATGAGACGGAAAACAACTATCTCAAGCCTGATGAAATGAAGTCGTACCTTGCGGCGCGGCAGACATTGAAGGGTTGCGCCGGGGACGTTTGCGAGCAAGCCCACAAGGAAGTGGACCGGCTCAATGGCATCAGCGTGAACCGCAACAACGGGGCGGAACGTGCTTGCCTTGAGAACCCGGAAGGCTGCGCGGCGGTGGCGCAAGTCCTGCGCGCCGACATCACTGCCTTGGAGGTACAGGCCAATAGTCTGAACCGCACGGAAGCGGCCGTGGCCGCCAACAATCTGCTGCAGGCACGCACGCAGTACTACACGAACCTGGAGTCGCGGGCGCTTGCCGCCGAGCAGGCGCGCGAGCGCGAGGGCCAGGGATCATGGCTGGGCGCGCTGTCCAAGGAAGCGTTGTCGGCCAGTGGCTATCTGACGCCGCAGGAGGTGCAGGATCTGGAGGCGATGCGAAGCCAGGGACTGAAGGCGGGAGTGCTGGCGGTGTTGCCGGCAGTGGCTGATGTCGCTATGAAGGGGATAGGATCGGTTGGAGGACGGCGAGTACGGTCGGTCGTTGATGAGCTGAAGCCTGCAGCCTTGAACGCCGAACAAGGGGCAGCGTCTTTTGGTGAAATCAGGACAATACTTGAATCTGCTCAAGTTCCATACAAAGGCAGTACTGTGATCGGTCACGCACTTTCTAAGCATGCCGGTAGGAACCCGGAAATCTGGGGAAAGACAACTGGCTCGATGGGTACATGGAACGATCAGGCAATGAAGCACCTGCGTGAAATTACTCGAGCTCCAGGAGAGTTCAAGCCAGTGACGACAGATAGAGGGCTTAGCTTTATGGAGAAACGCCTGCCTGATGGCCGTGGTATCCGACTGAATATGGACGGAACTTTCAAAGGCTTTGTTGATTGA